Proteins co-encoded in one Balearica regulorum gibbericeps isolate bBalReg1 chromosome 16, bBalReg1.pri, whole genome shotgun sequence genomic window:
- the SRMS gene encoding tyrosine-protein kinase Srms — protein MEQFVRKHLTFLTSFWNKLRPRSVPESCSLGYLGSDSVSLHSEPNSISFIPKSSLFIALYAFTARSAEELSVSAGDKLRVLREEGEYVLARRLLGEPAMGYVPAAYVANLSQGTSAHRPWYFSKISRNEAEQLLLSPPNQHGSFLVRDSESSKGEYSLSVRNHMKVSHFRICKSPGGSLYIQKGHPFPDMEELLAFYTEHWKVIQSPLLQPCSPATPPERDGWERPRWEFTLRRKLGEGYFGEVWEGLWRNTVPVAIKIIKADMKAEDFTKEIQNLKRLRHEKLIQLHAVCSLDEPVYIITELMRKGNLHSYLNSPEGKSLGTSHLLNIACQVADGMRYLEEKHIVHRDLAARNILVGEELTCKIADFGLARLLKDDIYSTSSSTKIPVKWTAPEAANYRTYSLKSDVWSYGILLYEVFTYGQIPYEGMTNQETVRQITRGYRLPRPSSCPPEIYSIMLECWSGNTEERPTFLALREKLGFIYRRLLSSFS, from the exons ATGGAGCAGTTTGTCCGGAAGCATTTGACCTTCCTGACGTCCTTCTGGAACAAGCTCCGTCCCCGCTCTGTGCCGGAGAGCTGCTCGCTGGGGTATCTTGGTTCCGATTCTGTTTCGCTGCACTCGGAGCCGAACTCCATTTCCTTCATCCCCAAGTCCTCTCTCTTTATCGCTTTATACGCTTTCACAGCCCGGAGCGCAGAGGAACTGAGTGTAAGCGCAGGGGACAAACTGCGTGTCCTCAGAGAAGAAGGAGAGTATGTCTTAGCTCGGCGGCTGCTGGGGGAGCCGGCCATGGGGTACGTTCCTGCTGCGTACGTGGCCAACCTCAGCCAGGGCACCTCCGCTCACCGGCC CTGGTACTTCAGCAAGATCAGCCGAAACGAAGCGGAGCAGCTCCTCCTCTCACCTCCCAACCAGCACGGCTCCTTTCTTGTCCGGGACAGCGAGAGCAGCAAGGGCGAGTACTCTCTCTCAG TGCGCAACCACATGAAGGTCAGCCACTTCCGAATCTGCAAGAGCCCCGGGGGCAGCCTGTACATACAGAAGGGACATCCCTTCCCCGACATGGAGGAGCTCCTCGCCTTCTACACCGAGCACTGGAAGGTCATCCAGAGCCCcttgctgcagccctgcagccccgcG ACCCCCCCTGAGAGGGATGGCTGGGAGCGCCCACGCTGGGAGTTCACCCTGCGGAGGAAGCTGGGTGAGGGCTACTTCGGAGAGGTGTGGGAAGGACTGTGGAGGAACACAGTGCCGGTGGCCATCAAGATCATAAAAG CTGACATGAAAGCGGAAGACTTCACCAAGGAGATTCAGAACCTGAAGCGCCTGAGGCATGAGAAGCTGATCCAGCTGCATGCTGTCTGCTCACTGGATGAGCCCGTGTATATCATCACTGAGCTCATGCGGAAAGGCAACCTCCACAGCTACCTCAACA GTCCTGAAGGGAAGTCCCTGGGCACCTCCCACTTGCTCAACATCGCCTGCCAAGTGGCGGATGGGATGAGGTACCTGGAGGAGAAGCACATTGTCCACCGGGACCTGGCGGCCAGAAACATCCTGGTGGGAGAGGAACTGACCTGCAAAATTGCCGATTTTGGACTTGCCCGGCTCCTCAAG GATGACATTTattccaccagcagcagcaccaaaaTCCCAGTGAAGTGGACAGCCCCGGAGGCAGCCAACTACCGCACCTACTCCCTCAAGTCTGATGTCTGGTCCTACGGGATTCTGCTCTACGAAGTCTTCACGTATGGGCAGATCCCGTATGAAG gaATGACAAACCAAGAAACCGTACGGCAAATCACCAGGGGCTACCGCCTTCCCcgccccagctcctgccctcctgAGATCTACAGCATCATGCTGGAGTGCTGGAGTGGCAACACGGAGGAGCGTCCTACCTTCCTGGCCCTGCGGGAGAAGCTGGGCTTCATCTACAGACGGCTGCTCAGCTCCTTCTCCTGA
- the PPDPF gene encoding pancreatic progenitor cell differentiation and proliferation factor encodes MASIPSSGSLMATHNYYRRRLSSTSSNSSCGSSEYSGEVIPHPPGLPKSDPGHWWASFFFGKTTHPAMMTVSESPESLGALQMTTGLMACGLVPAPGAGRRRHASEPSSGPSA; translated from the exons ATGGCATCCATCCCATCGAGCGGCTCGCTCATGGCGACGCACAACTACTACAGAA GGCGCCTGAGCTCCACATCCAGCAACAGCTCCTGCGGCAGCTCGGAGTACTCTGGGGAGGTCATCCCCCACCCCCCGG GTCTGCCCAAATCTGACCCTGGCCACTGGTGGGCCAGCTTCTTCTTTGGGAAGACGACTCACCCGGCCATGATGACTGTGTCGGAGTCCCCAGAGAG CTTGGGAGCGCTGCAGATGACGACAGGACTGATGGCATGTGGCTTAGTGCCAGCCCCGGGAGCGGGACGGAGACGCCATGCCAGCGAGCCCAGCTCCGGGCCCTCGGCGTGA